atgagttgaattctatgtcacaaaatgaagtttgggagttggttgaattacccaaaggttgcagacccattggatgcaaatgggtgtataagatcaaacgtgactccaatgggcaagtggaaaggtataaggctagaCTTGTGGCTAAGggctatagccagagagaaggtattgatttcaaagaaacattttcacctgtttccaccaaagattcgttgcgaatcattatggctatagttgcttattttgatctagaactcaatcaaatggatgtgaggactgccttcttgaatggagatttatttgaagatgtttacatgactcaacctattggttttgagaagtctggcaaagaacacatggtttgcaagctcaaaaagtctatctatgggcttaaacaagcatcaaggcagtggtatctcaagttcgatatgattgtctctgcaaatggcttcaaggagaatgtagtagatcaatgtatatacatgaaggtcagtgggagcagctatatttttctagtattgtatgttgatgacatcctgcttgcatctaataattctgatctgttgtctgagacaaaacaacttttgtctagccattttgatatgaaggatcttggcgaggcttcctatgtgcttgggattcagattcttcgagatagggctaatggtattcttcgtttgtctcagaagacttacattgatcggatcttgaaaagattcaatatgcatacatgttctcctgggaaggcaccgatagtgaagggtgataagttctcaaaggcccaatgtccacaaaatgataaagagagagatgaaatgaaagtcatTCCTTATGCGTCATtggttggtagcttgatgtatgctcaagtatgcacacgccctgatattgcttttgttgtcagcgtgttgggtagatacttgagtgatcctggtcttagccattggaaagcggctaagaaagtcatgaggtatcttcagggtacaaaggatcatatgttgacttatcggcgagctgacactcttgatatagttgggttcagtgacgccgattatgcaggatgcgtggatgataaaaagtccacttcaggctacatttatatgatggcaggaggagctgtttcatggaaaagtgtcaagcagacactcacagcttcttctacgatggaggcagaatatatggcgtgttatgaggctacttgtcaagcaatatggctgcggaatttcatttcagctttaaatgttgtagactctatttcgaggccgctgaaattgtattgtgacaactccgcagcagtagctttctctaagaacactaggagtacttctcgctcaaagcatattgatataaagtactattttgttaaagagaaagtcgctgagtccctcatttctattgagtacacgcctaccactagcatgttagcagacccactaacgaaaggcTTACCCATATGTGTATTTCTGGAGCATGTTGCTCGGATGGGATTGTTAGGAGCCTAGCTTGTTGAGCTCAGTGGGAGTTTTGTTATTATGTATCaaacatgctagtattttgtatggattgcttATGGCTTGCGTTTTGTTatgaacatgcataatgataattgaagtcacttcttattgttgctgttacgtatatatgtttatataagtatatactattgttcaccgaagtgacaggtacaaaaggagatgaatgcgcatagtctcaaattaatgtaccacatgcatgtttgGTTTAATGATTGTTATTGTTTTTTAATGTCCTCAAGAccgaatcataaataatatatgtatcctatcgatatgatattatatatgatttattagactGTCTTTTGTGATGGACAacattatggtggtttgattatattgtccaagtgggagaatgttagaattttatatggactaatataattacaaacataattccattatcacaatcattttctagagtgcctacgaatagttaaagaccataatgggatggttaatattaatctaattgcaattgaggcacatggtagcaccctaaagactataggttggtccattaaatcatagtccaccatatctgataatataagcccaataggcccaatataccccttagggtaagaaggcatatgagacatatatattgaacatatatgttgttgggaaaaACACTGTGGCATATGGTTTGGTAAGGATTGCTCTCCATAAGATCTCTCTTGTATTGTTTTCTAATATTGTCttgtgtagatcgtgagagattcaaggatgaacattggagactcaatgtcaggtatgtttcatctctatatattcaattcaatgctctaaataaaaagTGTTCCTGGATTATTGTATGAGCATGCTATGTTGATTTGAATCTGATTTATAAATTTATGCTcataatataatttatatttaacaatatCTACATTATTTTGCAACAAGATTTCAAATCTACGTGCATcagtattttatatttattttatttcttttcttttctatttaaaaaaattaatgtataTTTAATATTTGGGTTATTATAAGGGGTGTGGTTATAAATCTAACAACATATAGCATTTCTTTGTCTATTGTAATTAGAGTTTGATATAGCCAAAGGAGAGGGAGTATAAAAAGCATGattatagtatataattttaataacatggtgtatatattttttctacTATGATATATTAGAGTTggatatagtttttttttcttattaagaAAGTTAGAGTTAACTATAGCTTATAGTGAAAAAAAAACCTCACAAATTTACAGGATATAAAGTTAATAACACTGTAGATCTATAATTTGTATTATGGTATATAAGAGTTGGCTATAACTTAGGCTGGAAATTAAATTCACTACAAATTTATTTATGGTATCTTAACTTAACAAAATGATATATTTGTACTATGGTATATCATAGTATGTCATAGCTTAGGGTGAAAAAAAAATAGCACAAGTTTATGGTATATAAATTTAACAATATGATATATTTGTTAgatgtattattttatataagaATTAAGTATAGCTTAAGGTGAAAAAAGTTGAAGTATATAATTATAAGTTTAATAAGATTGTATGTCCATTCTTTGTAATATTGTGTATTCGAGTTGGCTATAACTTAAGGAgtaaaaaatgcatgattatgacatATAATTTTAACAACaatgaatataaatatatattgctataatatatttgagttggctaatttttttttctttgaatgaAGTTAGAGTTGACTATAGCTTAGGATGAAAATTTCACAAGTCTATGGTATATAAATTTATGAAGATGATATATTTTTTGTACTACGAGCATTCAAATTGGCTATAGCTTAgggtaaaaaaaaatgatgtaccattaaaattaaaaaaatataacatgacgtaattttgaaatataaattagaaacaaaaaaatgATATACGACAATACGTCAAATAGATATACCAAGCTCATAAAATAATATACCACTcaaatttaaatagaaaatattaatataaatttgaaataagATTGACCAATTTGATATACAATAACATAGAAATCACATATATCAAGCAATTAAAATGATAtactatttaaattaaaaaataatattaaataattttgaaataagattgagaaaataaatgatataccaccatacataaaaatgATATACCAagcttataaaataatatatcactcaaatctaaataaaaatattaatataaacttcaaataatataaaaaatcaaGTTGATGGTTTATAAATTTAACAATATGATATATTTGGTTTTGGTACTATGGTATATTAGAGTTGGAATACAAGTAAAGTGAAGAAAAAATAATTATGGTATATATATTTAACAATATGGTATAAATGTTATTTGTACTATGGTATATAAGAGATAATTATAgcttaagggaaaaaaaaagtGTATAAGGTATATGTGTTATTTGTATTATAGTATATCAGAGATGGCTATAACTTAATGTGAAAAAATGTTTATGATATGTAAGTTTAATAACATGGTATATTTGTTATTTGTACTATAATATATCAAAGATGACTATAACTTAGGATTAAAATATAGTTTATGGTATATAAGTTTAATATCATGGTATATTTGTTATTTGTACTATGGTATATCAGCAATGGTATAACTTATTAGAGTGACCAAAAAAACGTTTATGATATATAAGTTTAATAGCatgatatatattttatttgttttacaATATATTGGAGATGACAATAACTTAGAGTGAAATTAAAAATGTTTATGGTATATACGTTCAATAGCATGGTATATCTATTTTTTGTGCTATGGTATATCTAGTGATGCACATGGGGCGGGGAATTGGCGGGGAGTGTTCTCCTCGTCTCCAtccccatttatatttttaacccCTGTCCCTGCCCCATCCTTGCTTATTCCTCGTCGGGGGTGGGGTGGGGAATCTCTACAGgaaacccatttatttaaaaaataaattttaaaataaaagtcgtaaattatatgtaaattaaaatattttacaatatttattatttaaaatattaaacattatcctaaataaagtttaaaatattaaaaaaattactactatactacaataacacatacagaaatatataaaatattataaatatatataaaaatttatacaGGGCCCCTTCGGGTCGGGAAGTGCTATCTCTGTCCCCACCCCATTTAACATTCGGGGATTGAAAATTATCCTCGTTTCCGCCCCATTCCCCATTTAGATGAGGATTCCCCGCCCCATTAGGGGTGGGGCCCCGTGTGGGAAAAATGTGCATCCCTAGGTATATCAGAGATGACTATAGCTtaaagatgaagaaaaaaaatgtatatgatatatatgttattTGTGCTATAATATATTAGAAATGGCTATAACTTCaggttaataaaatatttatgataTATAAGTTTAATAGCATGATATATTTGTTATTTGCACTATAGTATATCAAAGATGGCTCTAACTTCGGGTAAAAAAAAGTGTTTATGGTATATAAGTTTAATAACATAGCATAGCATATTCGTTATTTTACTATGGTAGATTAACGATGGTTATCACTTAGATTGAATAAAAAAACATTTATGGTATACTTTAATAGCATGATATTATCTTTTATTTGTTCTACGGTGAATTAAAGATGACTATAACTTAGGGTGAACATAAAATTGTTTATGGTCAATACATTTAATAGCAATTAATATTTGTTTTTTGTACTATGGTATCTCAAAGATGACTATAGCTTAAAGTGAAGAAAAAAATCGTAAACAACTTGGTATATATGTTATTTGTACTATAGTATATCAAAGAAGGCTATAGcttaatgttaaaaaaaatatttatgatatATAAGTTTAATAGCAAGATATTTTATTTGTACTATGGTATATCTAAGTTGACTATAACTTaggataaaaaaaaatttatttatgatATATTTGTTATTTGTATTATAGTATATTAGTCATGATTATCACTtagaatgaataaaaaatatttatggtatataagtTATATACCATAAATGATTTTTTATTCACTCTAAGTGATAGTCATGGCTGATAGATAGCttgatatatattttatttgttcTATGATATATTGGAGATAACTATAACTTAGGGTGAAAATAAAAATGTTCATTATGTATATGATTAATAGCATGGTATGTGTGTCCTTTGTACTATActatataaaaaataaagtaataagagaaaaacttatttataatatataagtTTGATAATATGACATATATGTTATTTATTCTACGATATCTTATATTTAGCCAGaggttataataataaataaaattatggcATATGAGATTAACAAAAAGTAAATCATTTTCTTATttatctatattttttttgtaagtgtAGGATATCAAAAATGAAGTGATGATtgataagaagaaaaaaatctgaatttataagatttttttatttacaaaaagataaaaatacatataaatgttgatcttacaaaataattaaataattttaagaaAGAGTAATTAACTAAAGTTTACAGTTAAATGGATTACACTTAGATTAcaaaatttatgtatatatacatatatttaattgttagtgattaaaaataaatgaataaaaaaacaaaaattaagacCAAAAGTAAATTGAAACTTTCACGTAAATCAAAGTTGTAAAGAAAGTAATAAGAATAAAGCTATTTGTGTAATTTCGTTATTTTGAAATATGAGATTCGgccattttcttaattttttaaaaatagagttatttatCTAATTAACTAATAAATTTGGGGCTATTATGCTCCCAgtcccaaaaaaaaaatgagTATGTTTTTTATGGGCTAAAATCTTATGATAATATTATGAATTAGGATgtgtttaataaaatataatatttgaaacATGCAAGTAAAGGTTAGTAATCTACAAATTAAAATTGGGACATAAGTCATAGATAGTAAAGCTTGGGCACCCAGTCATATTTACCCTAAGAAAAATTGTTCTACTTTCTTCAACTTGAGTCTTCTTTCTTATTATTCTTCAGAGTTCAGAGAGCTTAAAACCTTAAACCCTTGCCAATGCCATTTATCACATAATCGTTCAGTCCATGGCGTCGTTGATTTTCACAATCATCAAAAGGTACGGAAGCCTTACAGTAAACAGAATCTCTACAAGATCATTTTGCACCGAAAGTGTCTCTGGCAGCGGCACTAGCATTAGAAGAAGTAGAAAAAATCTATTCTCGAGAATCAGCCCCCTGGGGCTGCCTTCCATCAGTGTCGTCCCTACTCTTGACCAGTGGGTCGAAGAAGGCAGGACTGTCCATCAGAATGACCTCCGTTTCATCCTACGAGAGCTTCGCAGCCGCAAGCGATACAATCAGGCCCTTGAGGTCAGTGAATTTCTTTTCGATGATTTTGTTTGGTTGCTCAGAAagtgaaaaggaaaaaaaagggaAAACATTTTCTGGGTCTAACTTATATTATGTATTTGGCTATGGGTTTGTTACCATTTCTTTAAATTTGCCCATTTCATGACACTGTGAAAAATATACTGTGGAGCTTTTCTATCCAATTTTGTTTGATAGTAAGACTAGAGATGTAATTTGAATTCTTGGGCAGTTATCATTTTGTCCTCTTCTGATTATTGTATTTAAGATTATTAGTTTATTTAATAGGCTCGATCTTTAGAAACAAAATGGTTTTGATCTTTTTCCTATAGAACTCTAGAATTCTTTTGGAGTAAAATGGTATCTATAGTTTATGTCTCTAAGCTCAATTATTATCTACCAAATGTTTTGGTTGGAACATATGCATTAGTTACTTACATTAGTCTTCTCCAGAAGGTTAATTTCTGCAATCTGCATCCTTCTCAATGAAAGAAAGTCAATCATTGCTTTTTATAGTTTCATGCTTTCATCACATAAGAATCTTAAAATAAGTATTGTGAATGTCACCAAAAAAATTGTTAATTGCATCAGCAGCTTATATTCAGGAGAAAGAAAGTCACACATTGTTTTTTATAGTTTCATACCTTTTCACATTAGAATCTTAACATAAGTGTTGTGGATGTCACCAAAAAATTATAACTTGCATCAACAGCTCATATTCAGGAAGGAAATCGGTGTTTTGTTGTATCTGCAAAGTGCAATATCTATTTCACTTATGTGATAAAGTCAAGTGTTAATTATAGAAGTCAGGAATGGCTTTGAATCCAAATCAGTGCTGCATATGATCATGACCATATTTCAACCATTTTACATTTTAAGTATGCATGCCATCAGTGACCTTAAATTAAGCCGTTTAATGTAAACTTTTGCTAGTTAAGGTTTATGCATCTCAAATCGCCTCTCCAAAATACAGTCATTGCAGTCCAAGACAATTTTTTTTCCTTGTTACTGAAACTTTTTTGTAGTACTATCTATGTGACTATGTCTGTTCATTGAATTTGGAACTTTTCTTGTGGGGACTATTTCATGAGTTCTTGGCGCTACACTTTTCAGGATCTCGTCCATAGAAATTGTCAGCTATGTTTCACTATCTTTTTGTTTCTGTTGCTCGATTATTGCAGGTCTCTGAATGGATGAATAGCAGGGAACTCTGCCCATTTGCACCATCTGACTATGCTGTACAGTTAGATCTGATTGGTAAAGTTCGTGGTCTGGATTCTGCTGAGAGTTACTTTAATAGCTTAAGTGATCAAGTCAAAGTTGACAAACTATATGGTGCTCTTTTAAATTGTTATGTAAGAGAAGGCTTGATTGATAAATCTCTCTCACATATGAAGAAGATGAAAGAGCTGGGCTTTGCTTCCTCTCCTCTTAGTTACAATGACATTATGTGCCTCTATTTACGTTCAGGTGAACTCGATAAAATCCCTGGTGTGATGTCTGAGATGAAGGAGGATGGTGTTAAACCTGACATATTTAGCTATAGAGTTTGTATGAACTCGCATTGGTTGAGATCCGATCTAAATAGCATGGAGAAAGTTTTCGAAGAAATGAAGAATCAACCCCACATCTCACTTGACTGGACTACTTATTCTATGGTGGCCAATTTCTATATAAAAGCTGGTGACCATGATAAATCGTTGATTTCCCTTATGAAATGTGAAGAACTGGTAGATAAAGATGCTCTTGGCTACAACCATCTGATTTCACTTTATGCCAGTCTTGGTAATAAAGAACAGATGATGAGATTGTGGGGGCTTCAAAAAGCCAAGTGTAAGAACCAAAACAATAGGGACTATAGAACCATGATCAGTTTGCTTGTGAAGCTTGGGGAATTTGAAGAGGCTGAAGTTTTGCTAAAGGTGTGGGAGTCATCTCATCAATTTTATGATTTTCGAGTCCCAAATATCCTCATCCTCGGATATTGTAATAAGGGATTGACTGAAAAAGCAGAGGCAATGCTTCATGAAATTATTGAGAAAGGAAGAACTCCAACTCCAAATAGCTGGGCCATCATTGCAGCAGCCTATTTGGATAGACAGAACATGGAGACAGCTTTTGAGTGCATGAAGAAAGCTTTGGCTGTGCAAGCAGAAAATAAGTTATGGAGGCCCAAACCTCAAGTGATTTCAAATATTTTGGATTGGATTGCAGATAAAGGAGATGTTGAAGAAGTTCAAGCTTTTGTGAGCTCACTGAGAACTGTTATTCCAGTGAATAGAATGATGTACCATGCCTTGATCAAGGCACATTTAAGAGTTGGGAAAGAAGTGGATTGGGTTTTGGAGAGCATGAAAAAAGATAACATAGAAGTGAATGAGGAAACAGAGGAAATACTAAGCTCAAGGTGAAAGTAAAACTGACATGGTGGCATGAGAAGCTCTGGGTTGATCTTTCATGTGTTTATGATTTTCACATCAGTTCATCATCAGCAAGAGGGATATACAATGTTCCATTTGGGCTTGATTTTGGAGCAAAAGAACTACCAAGTATAATTAAATCTGTCCAGTGAGAATTTTATACTGAAAAAACTTCGAAGGCTTTGGAAATTGACTGCTGAAACTATTTATTTCGCTGATTTCTGTTCTGATGCCCCCCTCATTTTTTAATAGGAGATACCTTACAAGAAGGCCTGAAGTAATGTCTGATCTTTCTTTTtgttaatcttaaaaaaaaaattaataataatattttaggtAAGTTTTCTGAAACAATTATGTTTGTCCAATGATCCTTGGTGCCTATCGGTGGTGCTAATTTTTACTCAGCTTAGACAACCTCCCCATTCAAGTGGAAATgtggagaaaaagaaaaaactcgCATGCGTTGATAGCACGTTTATTAAAATATTCTCTGTTTTTTCCAAAATTTATATTTGAcctctttcaatttttttttcctttgccCCTGAATTAGAGTTCTTCCTTCCCTGGTTATAAACATATGCATTATATCAAACATATAGAGAAAAAGATACTAAAAAGGTTTCAACATTGAATTTGTTCATGGAGAAAACCAACTCATCACTGGAAACATCAGTGAGCGTGCAGTAGCTCCGAACTCAAGCTCTTCCAAAGTCCAAACTTCATCGAAATCAACATTGATTTTGTTCTAGTTGTGAGTGAGAGAGGCGTTTGGTGTAGAAGTTGCACAATTAAAAGGAAAAagtaaaatttttatttaattaattagaaatttgataattaaacataaaatgtgtttggcaactttatttttatttattattttttttaattttaattaaaatttattaaattttgaaaatagaattttttcattttcaaattttttttaaacagtttttaatttttcttttcttttttttcttcttttcttcaaatcaacaccttatattattaaacaaaaattaaaaataaaaattatcaaacgcgtttattattatttttttttaaaacaaaaaataaaaatagttaccaaacatatttttattttttaaaaataaagaaataaaaataaaattatatttctatttttgtgtttaacaAATTCAAAAACAGAAATTTTACCAAACAGGTAATATTTtgttaactctatttttatttattattttttaatttttaattgaaattcattagattttgaaaatataattttttcactttcaaaatttttttaaaccattttttacttttcctttctttttttttcttaactTCTTCAAAACAACActtcatattgttaaacaaaaaataaaaataaaagttatcaaacgcgtttattattttttgtttttaaaaacaaaaaataaaaatagttaccaaacatatttttattttttcaaaataatgaaacaaaaataaaattatatttctatttttgtgtttaaaaaattcaaaaacaaaaattttaccgaGCACAACCAAAATAtgttagaaataaaaaaaaaccctGGCTAGTACTGTATAAAAGCTTGATGATGgttgtctttcaagtgagctattgTATGAGGCTTTTCGACATGATTAGTATTGTTCTAGCTATTTTCAGTGATCTTGGTTTTGTTTTCTTCCTGAATTACTTTTATACTTAAGTTG
This genomic interval from Humulus lupulus chromosome 8, drHumLupu1.1, whole genome shotgun sequence contains the following:
- the LOC133796927 gene encoding pentatricopeptide repeat-containing protein At4g21705, mitochondrial-like; this encodes MASLIFTIIKRYGSLTVNRISTRSFCTESVSGSGTSIRRSRKNLFSRISPLGLPSISVVPTLDQWVEEGRTVHQNDLRFILRELRSRKRYNQALEVSEWMNSRELCPFAPSDYAVQLDLIGKVRGLDSAESYFNSLSDQVKVDKLYGALLNCYVREGLIDKSLSHMKKMKELGFASSPLSYNDIMCLYLRSGELDKIPGVMSEMKEDGVKPDIFSYRVCMNSHWLRSDLNSMEKVFEEMKNQPHISLDWTTYSMVANFYIKAGDHDKSLISLMKCEELVDKDALGYNHLISLYASLGNKEQMMRLWGLQKAKCKNQNNRDYRTMISLLVKLGEFEEAEVLLKVWESSHQFYDFRVPNILILGYCNKGLTEKAEAMLHEIIEKGRTPTPNSWAIIAAAYLDRQNMETAFECMKKALAVQAENKLWRPKPQVISNILDWIADKGDVEEVQAFVSSLRTVIPVNRMMYHALIKAHLRVGKEVDWVLESMKKDNIEVNEETEEILSSR